The window ACGAGCCTCTGACTCTCGACGACACCCTACGCCGGGCCAACAAGTACATCGAGGTGGAAGAAGAGAGCGGCAAGGTAAACCATCCATCATGATAAACGGTTGTGGAACTCAGCCAAATTGAAAAATAGTTAGGCACCATGCGCCNgccaaaaaaaaaaaaaaaagaacgctcGTCATGTCGAGTCTCCTTTTGCTAAAACGAACTACGAATTGCTTGATCCCCTTTTAAAGGGTATGTAGGCAACCTTTTACAAGGCACAACTATAACAAAAAACACTCGCAAGAGTAAATTTAATCACAAATTAGCTCTCTCGAACGAGTCCGTCTTAACGAGTGTCCAGATTCTACATCGTCGCCTTGGCCAGGTGTACGATTTAAAACGCGTTCCACATGGATGCAGCGGTGAAATAATCCGCACAAAAAAACTCGACCCAGTTTCGCAATCAGCTAGCAGGCGGTCAAGTTTGGATAAGCCGAACACCAGGGCCGCacctaaaaggtacgacgagctCATCTCAACTACCACCCTAAAACTTGGTATTCAAAACACGTATTAGTATAAGACGAGAGACGTCTCGCCCCGTAAAATACATCTCGAAACCAAGCAAAAAACTCGAGCATGTCTCGCACTAGCTTGAGGGTGCCTGAACTTATAAGCCAAGTTCCGGCTTGCATGTTCTTGCCAACCCCAAGTACCCAAAGGATAAGCCGTACATAAAAGCCGCACCTAAAGGTACGGCGAGTCCGTCTCGCCTACCCCTTTAATTTGTGTCGACCTGCACTCTACAGTTTAGCACCTACGTCCAGCTTGGCGCCTACCTCAAGTTTGGTGCCGACCTCCAGCTTGGTGCCGACCTCCAGCTTGGTGTCGACCTCCAGCTTGGTGCCTACCTCAAACTTGGTGCCTACCTCAAACTTGGTGCCGACCTCCAGCTTGGTGTCTACCTCAAGCTTGGTGCCTACCTCAAGTATAGTGTCTAACTCAAGCTTGGTGCCGACATCCAGCTTGGAGCCTACCTCAAGTTTGGTGCCGACGTCAAGCTTGGCGCCGACCTCCAACTTGGCGCCTACCTCAAGTTTGGTGCTGACCTCAAGCTTGGCGCCAACCTCCAGCTTGGCGCCGACCTCAAGTTTGGTGCCGACCTCAAGCTTGGTGTCGAATTCAAGTTTGGCGCCGACCTCAAGCTTGGAGCTGACCTCCAGCTTGGCGCCTATCTCAAGTTTGGTGTTGACCTCCAGCTTGCCACCCTTGCGCTCGCCTACCTTACTTTTGCTGCACTCAAGCTTGCTTCCATCTCGTTCGCTACCCTCGCGTTTGACGCCTCTACGCTTGATGCTCTCACGCTCACTGTCCTCTCGCTTGCCGCTCTCACGCTTGACGCCCTCGCCAACTTCACGCTTGAAGCCTTTACGCTCGACGCTTGCACGCTCCCCGCCCTCTCGCTCGCCGCTCTCACGCTCGATGCCCTCGCCTCCCTCACGTTCGACGCTCTCGCGCTCGCCTCCCTCACGTTCGACGCTCTCGCGCTCGCCTCCCTCACGTTCGACGCTCTCGCGCTCGCCTCCCTCACGAtcgacgctctcacgctcgTCGCCCTCCCCGCCCTCGTGTTTGATGCTTTCGCGCTCGCCGCCCTAACGCTCGACGCTATCGCGCTCGCCACCCTCACGCCCGACGCTCTTGCGCTCACCTCCCTTGCATTTGCCACTTATTCATGGTGGTGACCTACTCTCTCATTCTCGGTGGAGACATCCACTCTTATTCTCGATGGAAACCTCCACTCTCATTCTCGATGGAAACCTCCACTCTCAAGCGTGGTGCCGACTTCCACTCTCCTTCTCAGTACCGATCTCTACTCTCATTCTCGATGCCAACATCCCAACCTTCTCTCGTTCATGGTACCGACCAGAACTCGCCGACCTCCTCTCTCGCTCATGGTGTCGACCTCAACTCACTCATGATGCCGACCTCCTCTCTCGCTCATGATGCCGACCTCAACTCGCTCATGGTGCCGACCTCATCCACGGAGCTGCTCGCACCgacctctctctcttcacctctCGACCCCGCTCGACGACGACGATCAACCATCTCGCGAGAGTTGACACCgtcgacctcaatctcactctcgccgacctcaatcttaCCGACCTTGACTTCATTCACGGAGCTGCTCGCGCCAACCTCAACCTCACTCTCGCTGAGCTCTCTCATCACCTCTCGACCCCGCTCGACGAAGACAATCAACCATCTCGCGAGAGTTGGCACCACCgatctcaatctcactctcgctGACCTTAATGTCactctcgccgacctcaatctctgCCCGTCGATTTGTCTCAATTTCTCTAACCCTTAGTTACCAACTATGTGTGGCAACTCCATCCTCAACCATTGCAGATCCATTATCAAGCCCTACGCTCTGTAAGAATGTGCTCAAGGCACATAACATCTAGACGAGCTCTACGCTCAACACTCCAGGCGCCAGGCGCCACGCTCCGCAAAGACGTGCTCAAGACACATAACATATAGACAAGTTATGCGCTCCACAACAACACATTCAACGCATACAACATCAGAACGAGCTCCGAGCACGAAGGAAGATCTTCCTAGGGCAATCTGGAACACCCAACGCTGAGCAGGCATATGTTAAGACTCGAAGTACGCCCGCCGATCGCAGAAATACCTCACTCGCCGGACTgagggggggactattgttggatatgggcttcgTCCTAATATGCCGCTCGGCCCAACAAGAGCTTAAACTGTGACTTCGGCCCGACAAATTTGGAAGAAAGTCCATTAAGCTCCGCAAAGGGCAATTTCGGGAATTCGCGTGGAAACCCTAAAGTGCCTAACTCCTCACTCACCTATAAATAGCTCGAGACATTTATTGAGAACATCATCCTGACTCCCGGACAATACCctgagagcaatactttgcatcgaaaactgttaTTGTCTTTTGTGTAATTCATTTCCGCTTTCGAGCTCGTCATTATtagcttgttagttctcctgtgaactgacgatcTCAATCTTGACTCGTGTTAGCGACGACCTCACGTTtttatcgttaataaaagaaccagcttcactctttccccTAAATTCTTATTTACTTAGTATTGTGCAATCCCTGATACAAACAAATTCCGTTACAGCTTGTATTCTCACAGGCCATGTCATGAATCATATGTACATTGCAAGTTTTCCTCTTTAAgtcaacacaaaaataaaaaaggaaagatgTTCGCATTTACATTCACAAGTTCGGAATAAATCGAAAAAACCTGATTCAAAACTAGAGTGACATTTGTACAACCTACCCTCAAATTTATTCTATGTAACACACATTTTAGTTGTCAATGCTGATGCTGCTATCTGTATGTTGTACTGTTGTCATCAGAGATGAGGTTTCTTATTTGCATCAGATGTTCCTCATTCGAAATGTTCAATCTGAGACGGAGATTTGTAATCCACGTTTCTTGTTCCCAAGTTATAATTGGTCCAGATGCGTGCAACCTCTCGATACTGCATCGGTATGCATCCAACTCTAACCTATGAACATCAGCTGCCTCTGAGCCTTTCCTTGGAATGTccaacttcttcatcttcatgcTTCCGTAGCCACAAGACGATGACTCTGTGTCACTAGTGATACCAGTTTCTCTGGGACTGAATGAAACAGCACTGAGACCATCTGTATCCATGCTACAACTACCAACAGAAGAAGCAacactctctctatcttcttcttcttccaNAACTAGAGTGACATTTGTACAACCTACCCTCAAATTTATTCTATGTAACACACATTTTAGTTGTCAATGCTGATGCTGCTATCTGTATGTTGTACTGTTGTCATCAGAGATGAGGTTTCTTATTTGCATCAGATGTTCCTCATTCGAAATGTTCAATCTGAGACGGAGATTTGTAATCCACGTTTCTTGTTCCCAAGTTATAATTGGTCCAGATGCGTGCAACCTCTCGATACTGCATCGGTATGCATCCAACTCTAACCTATGAACATCAGCTGCCTCTGAGCCTTTCCTTGGAATGTccaacttcttcatcttcatgcTTCCGTAGCCACAAGACGATGACTCTGTGTCACTAGTGATACCAGTTTCTCTGGGACTGAATGAAACAGCACTGAGACCATCTGTATCCATGCTACAACTACCAACAGAAGAAGCAacactctctctatcttcttcttcttccatcgtcctcttcttcttcttcttcttcttcttcttcttcttcttcttcttctctctatcttgATTGTGTGGTTCAACCAAATAGTAGGTCCGTTTCTTTAGACCTTTAGACAAAATCACATCAGACTCATCAAGCTTGTCTTTGCTCTCAGATGATATGTAGTCACCTTTCGGATTCACCTTTCTCCTTGGTTCTCCAGTTGAAGTCTGTGCGCTTAATCTTGATGTACCCTTCAgccaaataatatataataaacaaaatgtcAGCTAAGAAACAGACTTTGGAAGATATAGTCAgagtctaaaaaaaaacaagtaccTGTCCGATCATGATCCACTCGTTATCTTGCCAAGATTGTCTAACACGAATGTCGGATTTGGTTACCTTAAACTTCAGTGAGGAACCAAGCAATCTAATCAAGAAACAACCATTCTCCAAAACCTTGGAAACAATTGCCATCTTCCAGGAACAACTCTCGAAAACCTCAAGAATGTCACCAGGAGCCCAAGAATCTAGGACTTGTAAACGAGGAGGCTGAGGCCTCATACTCTTCCTCGGAACCCTCACCGTACCATCATCACTACTATCATACATGACAGTGTAGTAATGCCCATTTCCCGATATTATCTCTGCAGACCGCCAGGCACCAGATGGAACCGATGATTGCTCAAAATTTCAACTTTAGTTCCCTTTTTGAATCTCATCATTACTGTTACAAAAACACCATAATGTGAATATCTCTTTCACATTCTAACTGCTTATAAGATCAGAAATTTAACAATAACATACGGTTAAAGGTCTGGCCTTTAACAATCAAtctaggcaaaaaaaaaaaactcaaagttCTTCTTATCCTTGACTTGAAACCACAGAACAAAGATAAAACCAAtcacagataaaaaaaatagtttctttTGATGATCCTGACAATAAGTTGGAGCAATAAGATCCATTAGACTTGTCATTCACATCCAGAAACTTCAACTTCAATCCATtggcataataataataaaaacatatatcatcaGATGCTTTTGCTTCATACATAAAATCACTAGATTGCAGAAAAAGTCCTCAATTGAGACTCCATTTTGAAGGATCAATCTAATCTTCATTAGTTAGAAATTGATTAAGGGAAGATAATCACTACATTAAAGCGGACAtgaaagagaattaaaaaattcaaaaataaaaaaaaagttagaaaattggAGTTGTGATTTTACCTTCGTTTTGTTTTGAGGTTAGTGGATGTTTTAGCAAGCAAAGAAAGCcatatgaatgaatgaatgattctttttcttctgctgccagaaacaacaaacaaaaagcttcacttctttggcttttttttttgttttttttttcctttgattttttctGGGCAACCAAACATTTATTAGATCAAAAAgggttgtaaataaaacaaaaaaaattaaaacgtaTTTGcaaataagttaataaaaaataggaaaaagataaatttatatatttcacaTCAGCAAAcccaaaactaataaaatcaattaatcgtttaattttttattttatttttttttgcaaatggAGAAAGAGAAATAATAATAGTTCAACTTGGGAACCTCTGCAAATGCAAGAGTAGATCTGTTTATCCAAAACCCGCATGAGAAATGGCCTTTTGTTTCATTCTCTTTGATATAAAgatttatatattgaaatttttggGTGAATttaaccacaaaaacaaaaaggatggttgaccaaaaaaaaaaaaaaagattggtaaGTGACAATAATTtgatgtttataattttttttttttaaaaagaacaagattGATGTTTACTTTTATAAAGTTCCAAACCAAAATTGAAAGTCATTAGAAGTCATTTGAACACTAGTCTCTCAACCTATATATGGTAATATATTTTAGTCAATAGACCACTATTAATTGGTtaattgtttctaaatttttcgttgatttttttttttgttctttcatcCTTTCTTTCTAGGGATAGGAGTGGTGTATAGCATTCAATTAATTCAgtaaatgattttgataataGACCTGATAtgagttgacaaaaaaaatttacatattaaatGGGGAGAAAATACAAAGATGTCGTAAACTAGACAAGTATAAAATTTGATCACCTAGCTCGTCTGAAATTTATTTGGGTTTCAATATATTTGTCTTGCTATATTAAAGAGATTGACCACACATACTAAACtgaaacaccaaaaaaagttgtaaagGACAATAAATGACTATTAAATAATTGTTGATTTATAACTTCATTCTATTGACTACATTTTTTCTTATAGGTTCGACATATCAAATacttaacacacacacacacacagacactTATGTACTGCATTCTCGGATAATATAGAAATTGTATTATAATTCTCATTCTCATATACAGTTCATCAATAAAATAAGACTATAAGAGTATAGACGTTACgctatttgtttgtttcttggtgaACACGAGCAAAGTGCGTGTTCGGTGTTCGCTCGGGTGTGCCAAAAGTTTCGACATGATTactcataataaaaaaaaagaataggtTATGAAAtaaaggaagaacaaaaaacgTAATGTTTGGGGATGGTCAGGTCAGGTCAGGTGGCTTTATAGATAGTTCCCAATTTAATTTTCTGCATAagcaaagagaaaagaaatagaGATCGTAGGGTCCTCCATAATTTGGCTTCTATCTAACGaataaaaatgtgtgtttttttttaacatttatttagtCGTTGTCTTGCAGTATTTATTGTTATCTTCTTGATTTCACAACGGATCCTGGCATCACTtgtacacattttttttttttcagaatattTGGATGTGCCCATTCATTCATTTCCTAATGGTTTCATAAGATTTTGCAACTTTTGGAAATGTTTAACTGCTTCATACGTATGTATAGACGGtataatcaaaaacattatCCAAAATCTTGTCTACTCTGTAAAAATTTATTCGCAAAACAAACTCTTTTGCTTTGGTTTTTTGGTAACTTTTGGCTTTTCCGGTTAAGAATGAAGCATTGGAGGACTATACTACTGCGCTTTCCATGCATGGAACTTCACTCTTACATCCTTCACTTCTGATCCACTCTAACACCGAAGCACAGTCCTCTCTTGTTACGAATTGCCTTGCATTAACAGATTTCACAATCCATTCATTTACCTTGCGAACATTAttaacaaagcaaaagaaagccTAGTTGAGTGttatgtgtgatttttttttgtacctgTTTCTGGAGCGGTATAGCTTTAGTTCAGAAGCTTCTCGAGAATCTAATACGTCTTTGCTCATTCTGAGCGACTCGGGTATCTCCAACGTCTCTGTTTCATTCTCGTAAGCATCGTAAATGCATTGAAGTATCATATCCTGCGAGAACAACAAATTCTCACTATATGCTTGATTGACAATAAACAATTAGTTACATAAGAGCTTAAATAGAACGAAGAGATTCTCTTAAGTTTTTAAACATATACCAGAGGTTTGGAAGCATTTAGCCAGTGGTAGATAGGCTCACACCGGAACCATGTCATTTGCCTTTTTGCAAAGTTTCTGCGTATCAAACCAAATCAAGTCTACCCATTTTAGCATTCTCAATCACTATTTCGTCCAAAAGCTTATACACTAGATATTTCAAGTCTATGTAGAGGAACCACCTGGATGCTGTCTGAAATCTGttcaagaaaacatgaaaatctCTAGGGGAACTTTCACCCCCGTATCGACTGCAATATAATAGATATTCCATTGCCTGAAAACAATCGTATTTCAATCGTTGATCCAAAATGGTATCAAAGTACTAAAGTGCAgcaaataaattgatatgatgAGCTCGTAAAGTTATAGCATTTTTCAACTACATAAGTTATATGCTAATATTAACGGCTATACCTAAACATATGtataaaaccaaaaagtaaCTGTTATATGTAATGTCATGCAATTTCTAGAACCAAAATCCATATTCTTCACTGAACTGGACATGCTGCAAAATTAACAACTACAATCCGCTGCAGAGCCCTTGGCTAATAATAATGACTATGCACTagattaacacaaaaaaaatccttcTCTTCTCACTTCTCAATTCGTTATGCACAACCCATTACAGAAAAAAGAGTTTACCTGTCTGTACCCAATGGCACGAGTTGCAGGATTTGTGTTTGGAAGAAGACCAATATCAAGAAGCCATCTAGCTTCTGACAAAACTCCATTGGGTCCTGGAGTTGAGAGACAAAGCATCAAGGAAAGATGAACTCAGAAGTAATGTCAggcaaacatatataaaattgcaTACGGCAGAGCAAAGAACATGCaaattgtcttcttttttgGGTTATAATTAGAAGAATCAGATAAGAAAAGACTTATTACTGTCAGTGTCAGGGTGCCATGGGGCTTGCAATTTTATGCATGCAAGTTATTACTAATTAAGTAGTTGCACTTATTATTTACCTGAAAGCATGTCTTCACATCTGAAATCAATAGATCTGTAGAGAGCAACCCGTGGGGATGACAGGAAAAAACAAAGGAAGTCATAATCCAAATCTGTCTCTATGTTTTGGATAGAGATATCAGCAGATAAACCGTCCTCAAGGAAGTCATCGGCATCAGGAAGATTTAACTTTTCTCGAAAAGAATCATATGGAATGCGAAAAGAAGACGGAGGTAATCCAGTTGACtgccaggaaaaaaaaacattcaaagcAAGATGAATAATGCATACAATCCAGAATGAAACAACATGATAGTTCATCAACCTATCAGGTAAGAAATCATTTACAGGAGCAGGACAAACCTTGAGTATCTCGAGGCTACGCCGTAGTCTGTACCAATCATTACGAGGCAGAGAACAGGCTTTTGGATCACCAGCATTGACAACCATTTCCACAGCTGCTTCCCAGTCATGTTCGGTTTCAAAATTAACTAGCATATCATGGACCGCAGCGGTGACTTCTTGAGAAGGTTTAGGCACATCCGGCTTCCCATAGATAAACCTAACATTAACAAGACCAAGAATGATGGTGAATTTTGCAGTACATTTTGATTGCTTTCAACATTATAAATAGAGCACTAAACAAGTATACAATCTACTACCATACCAGCGCAGGTACAATCCAGTGCCACCAGTAACTATGGGAACACGCCCTCTACTAAGAATATCTTTGGTAGCTTGCCTTGCATCATTACAAAACTGCCCCACAGAGTATTCTAataaagcattaaaaaaaaaatgtaaaacgtTCCGGATTTTTCGTACACAAGTATTAGACATATTTACATTTGTAGCAATTGCAACATCAAAAGAGCTATAACAAACAAACCTTCAGAGGGGTGCAAAATGTCGATAAGATGATGAGGCACCTCCTGAATCATTTGTAAAACATACGAAGTGAAGCTCAGAGGTATACACTTTCATATGGATTCAAGGCACCAAAACATgagataaaaaatgaataaatctTACCAAACATTCAGAAGGATACCTTTCTATCTCTATCTGATGGCTTGGCTGATCCAATATCAAGGCCTCTGTACACCTGTGGTTTGGGGTTAAAACAAAAGCAAGACCCTTTTTTAATAACACCAAAACATAGATGCAAAGTTCTGTAAATtgatcaaaactaaaaacaagtTAAAAGACTTCAACTTTAGCATTTCCAGCCTCAAGGGTTCAAATTGCAAAGTGAGATAGGAGCAAGGAACGGACCTGAACGGAGTCAGCACTGATGATTTCGCCATTGAGACGTTTGGCGAGCTCCATGGCAAGTCTGCTTTTTCCGGCGCCGGTAGGTCCAGAAATCACAATCACCTTCTCCTTTTCGGACTTTCTCTTATTGGTCCCGTTCATAGGAACAGAGCAAGCCGTGGCTCCGCAGAAGCTCCTGCGCATTGCAAGGCTCGGCGGCTGCAGTCTCAAGTAACACGCACGGCTCAAAAACACGCCACTGCTAATCACCATTTAAACGGATGAAGAAGTTTTAAACACGACAGTACGGAAGCTAGAAGAGATTAGCTAAGTTTGATGGAAGGGATGACCCGCGCAAAAGCTCATCTCGAAGGGAAGAGAGACGAAGATACTGAGCGAGAGGGATTAGAGATTAGGAGAGAACTACGGTTCGGTTAGGTTTACATATTAACCGAACCCAAATTACGAACCGAATTTGAAACGGTTTAGTTAAACCGAAACGTTTTGAAAACATTGTTGTTTTAGTGTTAAAATCATTACAATACGTTACCCCCATAAATTTGGAACAATCACGTACGTAAGTCTCATTCTAGAAATAACTTCAAGAGTTCTAGAAGATgcatcacaaattcacaatgtCATTGAATCAGTCACAAATTCATAAAGCCGTGAAAGtttcacaaaaacaaataaataatccaATTAAAGGTAAAA is drawn from Camelina sativa cultivar DH55 chromosome 8, Cs, whole genome shotgun sequence and contains these coding sequences:
- the LOC104706345 gene encoding tRNA dimethylallyltransferase 9 is translated as MVISSGVFLSRACYLRLQPPSLAMRRSFCGATACSVPMNGTNKRKSEKEKVIVISGPTGAGKSRLAMELAKRLNGEIISADSVQVYRGLDIGSAKPSDRDRKEVPHHLIDILHPSEEYSVGQFCNDARQATKDILSRGRVPIVTGGTGLYLRWFIYGKPDVPKPSQEVTAAVHDMLVNFETEHDWEAAVEMVVNAGDPKACSLPRNDWYRLRRSLEILKSTGLPPSSFRIPYDSFREKLNLPDADDFLEDGLSADISIQNIETDLDYDFLCFFLSSPRVALYRSIDFRCEDMLSGPNGVLSEARWLLDIGLLPNTNPATRAIGYRQAMEYLLYCSRYGGESSPRDFHVFLNRFQTASRNFAKRQMTWFRCEPIYHWLNASKPLDMILQCIYDAYENETETLEIPESLRMSKDVLDSREASELKLYRSRNRQFVTREDCASVLEWIRSEGCKSEVPCMESAVV